The following coding sequences are from one Chelonoidis abingdonii isolate Lonesome George chromosome 4, CheloAbing_2.0, whole genome shotgun sequence window:
- the LOC116833430 gene encoding calcium-binding protein 2 — protein sequence MPHKRSNEVKSETRKEVQDSNKGGQVPPKEEEEPIASKSPSSESRRSSHSSHGRKHGKKHHADAYADATKAYSPFLNTVFGRERDLSPVELDELLNAFKEFDTDQDGFVSYKDLGACMRTMGYMPTEMELIEISQHIKMRMGGRVDFEDFVEMMGPKLREETAHMVGVRELKIAFRELDRNGDGEISSTELKDALLALLGEPVPLPEVEEILRDVDLNGDGHVDFDEFVMMLSSR from the exons atgccccacaAGCGGTCCAACGAGGTCAAGTCGGAGACACGCAAAGAGGTTCAGGACTCAAATAAGGGGGGGCAGGTACCCCctaaggaggaagaggagcccaTAGCCAGCAAGAGCCCCAGCTCCGAGTCACGCCGCAGCTCCCACTCCAGCCACGGGCGCAAGCACGGCAAGAAGCATCACGCTGACGCCTATGCCGACGCCACCAAGGCCTACTCGCCCTTCCTCAACACTGTCTTCGGCAGG GAGCGGGACCTGTCCCCAGTAGAACTGGATG agctgctgaaTGCCTTCAAGGAGTTCGACACAGACCAAGATGGCTTTGTGAGCTACAAGGACCTGGGCGCCTGCATGCGCACCATGGGCTACATGCCCACCGAGATGGAACTCATCGAGATCTCCCAGCACATCAAGATGAGGA TGGGTGGGCGAGTGGACTTTGAGGACTTTGTGGAGATGATGGGCCCAAAGCTGCGTGAGGAGACGGCCCACATGGTGGGGGTGCGTGAGCTCAAGATTGCCTTCCGTGAG tTGGACAGGAACGGGGACGGGGAGATCAGCAGCACAGAGCTGAAGGATGCCCTCCTGGCCCTGTTGGGGGAGCCGGTCCCGCTGCCGGAGGTGGAGGAGATCCTGCGTGATGTTGACCTCAATGGGGATGGCCATGTGGACTTTGACG AGTTTGTGATGATGTTGTCCTCCCGCTAA